A window of Anomalospiza imberbis isolate Cuckoo-Finch-1a 21T00152 unplaced genomic scaffold, ASM3175350v1 scaffold_1104, whole genome shotgun sequence genomic DNA:
taaaaataaaagaaacggggttaaaataaaagaaacggggttaaaatagaataaacggggttaaaatataataatggggttaaaaatagaataaacggggtaaaaatagaataatggggttaaaatagaataaacggggtaaaaaatagaataaacggggttaaaatagaataaatgaggttaaaaatagaataaacggggtttaaaaatagaataaacggGTTAAAATAGAATAATGGggttaaaaatagaataaacggGGTTAAAATAGAATAAACGGTGTTAAAATAGAATAATGGGGTTAAAATAGAATAAACGGGGGTTAAAATAGAATAATGGggttaaaaacagaaataaacgGGGTTAAAATAGAATAAACGGGGATTAAAATGAATAAACGGGgtaaaaaatagaataaacggggttaaaaaacagaataaacggggttaaaataaaagaaatgtggttaaaaatagaataaacggggttaaaatagaataaacggggttaaaataaaagaaacggggttaaaaatagaataaacggggttaaaatagaataaacggggttaaaatagaataaatggGGTTAAAATAGGATAAACGGGgttaaaaaacagaataaacGGGGTTAAAATAGAATAAACGGGGTTAAAATGAATAAACGGggttaaaaatagaataaacggggttaaaaacagaataaacggggttaaaataaaagaaacgGGGTTTAAATAGAATAAACggggttaaaaataaaataaacggggtaaaaatagaataaatggggttaaaaacagaataaatggggttaaaataaaagaaatgtggTTAAAAATAGGATAAACGGggttaaaaatagaataaatggGGTTAAAATAGGATAAACGGGGttaaaaacagaataaacagggttaaaatagaataaacggggttaaaataaaagaaatgtggTTAGAAAATAGAATAAACGGGCGTTAAAATAGAATAAACGGGGTTAAAATAGAATAAACGGGGTTAAATAAAAGAAACGGGGTTAAAATAGAATAAACGGCGTTAAAATATAATAAACGGGgttaaaaaatagaataaacgggattaaaatagaataaacggggttaaaatagaataaacggggttaaaaatggaataaaaggggttaaaatagaataaacgggtttaaaataaaagaaacgGGGTTAAAAGTAGAATAAACGGGGTTAAAATAGAATAAACGCggttaaaaatagaataaacgggggttaaaaacagaataaacggggttaaaatagaataaacggtgttaaaaataaaagaaacggggttgaaaacagaataaacgggttttaaaaatagaaataaacgGGTGTTAAAAACAGAATAAACGGggttaaaataaaagaaacggggttaaaaataaaataaacgggattaaaaataaaagaaacgGGGTTAAAGtagaataaaaggaaaattaaaaataaatgggattgaaaataaatgggggaATTAAATAAATGGGGGAATTAAAGACAAGTGGGgattgaaaataaatggggaatttgaaataaatggggaaataaAAGTAAATGGGGATTGGAAATCACCCacatcccccaaaatcccccccaaatcccccgatGCCCCCACACCCACAAAACCCATTTCAGTAACTGAGAAAAGCCGATATGAGAATGCAATAACATaacaataataatttaaaaaacattaatataacataatataatataacaaatattatattatattataattatattatattatattatattacattatattacattactattatattatattacattatattatattactattttatatactcatatattatatattatatttatatatactatatatattatataaatatatatttatatacacatatatatattatattatatatatatattatattatattaattatattattagcgctggggatgaactgggagcgctgggagtgaactgggagtgactgggagcgCTGGGGATGAACCGGAGCGCtggggatgaactgggagcactggggatgaactgggagcgctgggagtgaactgggagcgctgggagtgaactgggagagctgggagtgaactgggagcgctgggagtgaactgggagagctgggagtgaactgggagcgctgggagtgaactgggagagctgggagtgaactgggagcactgggagtgaactgggagcgctggggatgaactgggatgaactgggagcgctggggatgaactgggagtgaactgggagtgctgggatgaactgggagcgctgggagtgaactgggagcactggggatgaactgggagtgaactgggagtgctgggatgaactgggagcgctgggagtgaactgggagtgaactgggagcgctgggatgaactgggagcgctggggatgaactgggagcgctgggagtgaactgggagcgctgggtggaactgggagaactgggatgaactgggagcgctgggtggaactgggagaactgggatgaactgggagcgctgggtGGAACTGGGTGcgctgggagtgaactgggagtgaactgggagcgctggggatgaactgggatgaactgggagcgctggggatgaactgggagtgctgggatgaactgggagcgctgggaaCGGGAGACCCCGGAATAGGGATCCCGGGAACGGGATGGACGGGGACTCGGGCTATCCAGGGGCGATCCCGGGGGAATTCCCAGGGATTCCCCGTCCCCGCCCCCACCGCGTCCCGCCCTCTTCTTCCGCTCCTCCCAAACGGCGCCCCCGGAATCTGCCCAGTGACCGGTGACGTCACGAACGCCGCCGGCTGCCATTGGCCAATCGCGAgcaggggcggggccaggcggagccgcgCGGTGGCTCCAGCGCTGGGTCTGGGGGCGCTCCGGCGGCTCCTGGGGGGGCACCGAGGGGACAGAcggacccccggcaccgggacccccctgAACCCCCGCTCCTGGGCACGGGgacccccctgaacccccattcctggGCACGGAGACCCTCTgcactccctgctctgccagcgGGACCCCCCTGTATCCCCTTATCTTGAACCGGGACCCCCACTGAACTCCGATTCCCGGGCACAGGGACCCTCCcgaacccccattcccgggcacGGGgacccccctgaacccccattcccgggctcTGGGACCCTCCCgacccccattcccgggcacGGGgacccccctgaacccccattcccgggcacAGGGACCCTCCCGAATCCCCATTCCTGGGCACGGggaccccctgaacccccattcctggGCACGGAGACCCTCTgcactccctgctctgccagcgGGACCCCCCTGTATCCCCTTATCTTGAACCGGGACCCCCCTGAACTCCGATTCCCGGGCACGGGGACCctcctgaacccccattcccgggctcTGGGACCCTCCcgaacccccattcccggcacGGGGACCCTCCcgaacccccattcccggctcTGGGACCctcctgaacccccattcccgggcacGGGGACCCTCCcgaacccccattcccgggctcTGGGACCCTCTgcactccctgctctgccaccaGCGACCTCCCTGTACCACCCTTATCCTGAACCGGGACCCCCTGACCCGCCCATTCCCGGGCACGGGGTTTTCGGCAGCCGCTTTtttctggcactgggagcctcCTGCACCCCTGAACCCCCCTTATCTTCTCAGCCGGGACCCCCGGAGCCTCCAGCCCTCTGTCACGGGAGCCCTGGAACCTCCCGGTCGCCTCCCATGGgaccccctgcagcccccagggtGCTCCTCtcaccaaaccccaaatcctggcgCTGCTTGGCCGTGCCCAGCCCGGAGAGCGCCCGGAGCCCACCCGGGGCGCAGCGATGGGGGATGAAGCCAAGTCACACCTTGAGGAGAGGTTTGTTCTCggcacagagcaggagccagGTTCCCCCAAACGCGGGGGGTCCCCAAAGGCCGGGGGTTCCCCCAAAGgccgggggggtccccaaaggCCGGGGGGTCCCCAAAgaccactcccctctcccccatCAGCAAAGCTTTGCACAACTGGGATATTTTAATGAGCGAAGGCGGCGGCGCTCACTGGTTACAGACGGCAGAATTTTGATTAATTAATATCCCCGCTGGCTGGCTCTGTctcccccctgccatgggcccTGTCCCAGGGCgcagctcttccctccctgGAGAGCACTGCTGGGCTGCGAGGCCTCGGGGCTGGGTGAGCTCTGGCCGCCATCTCCCACTGCCGGAATTTCCTTGTCCCTCGGGAATTTCACAGCCCAAGCGCTCAGAGCTGCCAATCGTCGCCTGTCACccgacagggacagggacacagtgacagggacagagtgacagggacagtgacagggacacagtgacagggacatgaccagggacagtgacagggacagggacacagggacagggacagagtgacagggacagggacagggacagtgacacagtgacagggacagagtgacagggacagtgacagggacacagtgacagggacatgaccagggacagtgacagtgacacagggacacagtgacagggacagggacacagggacagggacagagtgacagggacagggacagggacagtgacacagtgacagggacagtgacagggacacagtgaaagggacagggacagtgacacagtgacagggacagggacagtgacagtgacacagtgacagggacagtgacagtgacacagggacagggacacaatgacagggacagggacagtgacacagggacagtgacacagtgacagggacagggtcagtgacagggacagtgacacagggacagggacacagggacacagtgacagggacagggacacagtgacagtgacacagtgacaagggacagtgacacagggacacagtgacagggacagtgacacagggacagggacagacccaACCTACACCCCTCCCCCAcaccccagcctggctcccaaGGTCCCTGTCACTCCCGGGGGCCTCTATCCCCCCAGCGctcccagtgacccccccagcgctcccagtgacccccccagtgttcccagtgacccccccagtgctcccagtatcccatGTGCcactcccagtatccccagtatgACCGGTTCCCCCAGTACTCCCAGCATCCcttcccaatgtccccccaataCCCTCACattcctcccagttcccccaagaatccccccagtgctcccagttctcCCCTGCCCCTCCAGTTCCCCCCTTCCAGtactcccagtatcccccatgtccctcccagttgccccagtgctcccagtatccctTTCCActccccccagtccccccagtacCTGCCCCCCCCCGGACTGGGGGGCAGTGCTCGGGccggggggggccggggggctgtggggggggaggggcagaGATCAGGGGAGGTCCCACCCCAaattggggggtgggggaggggctcggaggattttggggggggtctcggTTAAATGGGAACTGCGGgggggggtgaatttgggggcttaaggggggtttgggggtcctggggggttggggaggcaaagggggagtttgggggggggtcccagccctggggggggtctgggggaggggcagggcCCAGGGATGGGATTCgcggggggattttgggggtggggaTTGTTCTGGGGAGGAGGTCATTTGtgggggttattttggggagggggattcTTTGGGGGGCTGTGGATTATTTCGGGGGAGTTCTTTTGGGATGGGGTTAATAtggggggggggatttggggggattggATTAATTTAGGcgggggatattttggggaggGTAATTATTTGGGGTGGGGGATTGTTGGGGGGGATTGTTGGGGGGTCTTTTTGGAGTTGGGGATGATTTGAGGAGGGGGGATTATGTTGAGGGGATTATTTTGGGGAGGACAGGGATGATTCTGGGGGGCGGGTCCCTCACCTGTCCGACCGTGCACGAGCCAGAGCCCCCCCGCCAGCGCCGCCCCCACCACAAAGGCACCAAAGGAAACGGCGGCCACGGcccggggggcacgggggaggCTGGGGGGCAGCGtcagccccccaaaatcctgacccccaaatttggggccggaccccccaaattcccccataAGCCCCCCCCCAAAGGGACCCCGGGGTCCGGACCCCCCGAAAAGGGAAAGCAGAGCTCCGAgaccccccccagcccccaaaaccccccccccaggaaGGACCCAGGGCTCCGGGACCCCCCCGTCCAAAGCCCCTCCCTCGAAAGGGACTGAGCAGTTCGGGAccccccccgcagccccccaaacccccccaaggGGTccgagaccccccaaaatccccccctgGCCCAAAAGGGACCCAGGAGTTCGGGACCCCCCCCCTAAATGAGCCGGGGgtctcctccccagcccccaaatccccccaggaagGACCTAGGGCTCCGGGcacccccccaaattccccaatccCGGGGGTCCGGTGCCCCCCCCCCATTCCTGTCACTCACCCGCGGGgagggcccggggctgctcccggggtgggggcggggggcgcaggaggggcgggggcggcgggaaCGGCAGCGGGGGGAGCCCcgggggggcacctgggggggaggggcggttACTGGGAGGCAtcgggaggggaggggaggggaggaggggaggggaggcgGGAGGGGGGGGCCTTCTGCCCGcggggggggaaattgggggcCCCGGTtgtgggggggggtcccggttgGGGGGGAGGGATCCCtgttgtggggggggggggcttcCGGGGGCGGGGAGTGGGGGGGGTCTCTGTCGGGGGGTCCCGGGTTAccggggggtccccaggggggtCTCGgttgggggtcccggggagtTTGGGGCGGTGGGTCCCTCGcccgggggtctcggggggcGTGATCCCAGTGGGGGTTCCCGGTCAGGGGGTGCCGGGGTCGGAAGCGGAGTTTGGGGTCCAGGGGGTCCCGAGGGAGGTCCCGGGGGTGTCCGCCGCCCGGGGGTCCCGTACCGGGCGCGGGGGTCGCGGGTGTCCCCAGCGTCACCACGATCGGGCGGGTCACGGTGCGCAGGGCGCgcccggggggcggggccgccgcgggggcggggcctggggGCGGGGCCTGAGCCAGAGGCTCCGCCCCCTCTGCGGGGACAGGGCTCGGCCCGGCACTGGGGGAGGGCGGGATTaacggggggcgcggggggacCGAGGGGCGACAGctcccccggtgccccccgcgTGTCCCGGTGACCCCGGtgccatccccgtgtcccccctgtgCCCGGTGACCCCGGtgccatccccgtgtcccccctgtcccggTGACCCCGGtgccatccccgtgtccccccgcgTGTCCCGGTAGACCCCCGGTGCcactccccgtgtcccccctgtccGGTGACCTCGGtgccatccccgtgtccccccgtgtgcCGGTGACCCCGGtgccatccccgtgtcccccctgtcccggTGACCCCGGtgccatccccgtgtccccccgcgTGTCCTCGGTGACCCCGGTGCCATCCCtcgtgtcccccctgtcccggTGACCTCGGtgccatccccgtgtccccccgtgtgcCGGTGACCCGGTGCcaatccccgtgtcccccctgtcTCGGTGACCCTCGGtgccatccccgtgtcccccctgtcccggTGACCCCGGTGCCATCgccgtgtcccccctgtcccggTGACCCCGGtgccatccccgtgtcccccctgtcccggTGACCCCGGTGCATCgccgtgtcccccctgtcccggTGACCCCGAGtgccatccccgtgtccccccctgTCCCGGTGACCCCCGGTGCCATCgccgtgtcccccctgtcccggTGACCCCGGTGCCAtcccgtgtcccccctgtcccggTGACTCTCGGTGCcatcccccgtgtccccccctgTCCGGTGACTCCCGGtgccatccccgtgtcccccctgtcccggtgctgtcacggccgccgctcccgctgtcccctgtTCCCGGTGCGTGTCCCACTCGTGGTTCAGGGCTGTTCCCCCTCCTgctgttcccattcccggtgtccccccatTGCCTCTGTATCCCCATTCCCGTTATCCCCATTCCTGTTAACCCGTTCTCCCGTTATCCCATTGTTTTCCCGTTATCCTACCTCCGTAATCCCATCCCCACTATCCCATCCCCGTTATCCCATCCTCGTTATCCACTGTCCCACTGCCGccattcccattatcccattctcatcatcccattatcccattgcTAACCCGCTGTTATCCCATCCCCATTATCCCGTTCCCGTTATCCCATTCCCTTTATCCCGTCCCCGCTATCCATCCCCATTATCCCACTGATATCCTATCCCCGTTATCCCCCGTCCCACCACCGTCCCGCTGTTATCCCACCTCCcgttatcccattatcccatcgCTATCCCGTTATCCCAACGTTATCCCGTTATCCCATCACAATCCCGTTATCCCATCACAATCCcgttatcccattatcccatcgCTATTACATTATCCCATTGCTATCCCGTCATCCCATCGTTATCCCGTTATCCCATCACAATCCcgttatcccattatcccattgcTATTCCATTATCACTATCGCTATCCCGTTATCCCATCGCTATCCCGTTATCCCACCACAATCCcgttatcccattatcccatcgCTATCCCGTTATCCTATCGCTCGTCTCCCGTTATCCCATCGCTATCCCGTTATCCCATCGCTATCCCGTTATCCCATcgttatcccattatcccatcacTATCCCGTTATCCCAAcgttatcccattatcccattgcTATCCCGTTATCCCAACGTTATCCCGTTATCCCATCACAATCCCGTTATCCCACCACAATCCcgttatcccattatcccatcgCTATCCCGTTATCCCATCCCCGCTAACCTGTTATCCTGTTATCCCATAACTGTCCCATTATCCGTTATCCCATTATCCTATCGCTGTCCCGTTATCCCATCGTTATCCGTTATCCATCACTATCCCGTTATCCCAACGTTATCCCGTTATCCCATCACAATCCCGTTATCCCGTTATCCCATCGCTATCCTGTTACCCTATCATTATCCCGTTATCCCTGTTATCCCGTTATACCATCGTTATCCCACCCCGTTATCCCGTTATCCATTATCCCATCGTTATCCACATGTTATCCACCCCATTATCCCACCGTTATCCCGTTATTCCATCGTTATCCCACCGTTATCCCACCTCCGTTATCCCACCCCGTTATCCCACCCCGTTATCCCATCGTTTTCCCCACCCCCGTTATCCCGTTATCCCATCGATATCCCATTATCTCATTATTCCATCGTTATCCTATCGTTATCCCACCCTGTTATGCCGTTATCCCATCGTTATCCCACCCCCGTTATCCCGTTATCCCATCATTATCCCATcgttatcccattatcccatcgTTATCCTGTCGTTATCCCACCCTGTTATCCCGTTATCCCATCTTTATCCCACCCCGTTATCCCGTTATCCATCGTTCTCCTCCCACCCCGTTATCCCGTTATCCCATCGTTCTCCCACCCCGTTGTCCCCCGTCCCGCAGAGCCGCAGCCGGGCCGGTACCGTGGGCAGCCCCGGCGGGGtgccggagccggagccggtGCCGGAGCCGGTGCCGCCGCGCTGGCGGCAGAGGCGCAGGCGGCAGTGCAGGAACTGCAGCGGCTCCGGGAACCGCGCCGGGAGCACGAACGagccccggagccgccgccgcggcccccCCGCGCCGCAGCCCCCCCGCAGCACCACGAGCGGCCGCGGCACCGGGGGGGGACcccggggcgggcccggggACGAGCGCGGGGACACGAAACAGCGGCGGAGGGAGAAACCGAGCCCGGGGGGAGCGCGGGACAGCGACACCTGCggggacacggacacggggGTCACAGAAGGGGACAGCGACACCTGCggggacacggacacggggGTCACAGAGGGGACAGCGACACCTGCGGGGACACGGACAGAGACAGGGGGGGTCACAGAGGGGACAGCgacaccgggacagggacacggacagCGACACCGGGACAcggacagggactgggacagcGACACCTGGACAGGGATAGCGACACCGGGACAGGGGGGTCACAGAGGGACAGCGACACcgggacagggtcagggaccGGGACAGCGACACCGGACAGGGACAGCGACACCTGCGGAGACACGGACAGGGGGGTCACAGAGGGGACAGCGACACCGGGACAGAGACAGCGACAGCGGGCGACAGGGTCAGGGACCGGGACAGCGACACCGGGACAGCGACAcctggacagggacagg
This region includes:
- the LOC137465806 gene encoding LOW QUALITY PROTEIN: transforming growth factor-beta receptor type 3-like protein (The sequence of the model RefSeq protein was modified relative to this genomic sequence to represent the inferred CDS: deleted 2 bases in 2 codons), translating into MSPGVTRGGHGGHPPRRGRRAAGTERGHLGDSGDALGTGWQRHRAPRGPSTLLILILLLPGGGPAGPPPGWPWGDPAPTPGPPVSPPGAPRPRCSGDRPGPRCPPRPPRLRLDVAPSPEFGPAPGPRAVRAGARVFLQVSLSRAPPGLGFSLRRCFVSPRSSPGPPRGPPPVPRPLVVLRGGCGAGGPRRRLRGSFVLPARFPEPLQFLHCRLRLCRQRGGTGSGTGSGSGTPPGLPTCRAEPCPRRGGGASGSGPAPRPRPRAAPPPGRALRTVTRPIVVTLGTPATPAPGAPPGLPPLPFPPPPPLLRPPPPPREQPRALPA